The Paenibacillus uliginis N3/975 genome has a window encoding:
- a CDS encoding sensor histidine kinase yields the protein MKNKTYIWTLVLFLLIINVGIMMFSIVNTKHNLSGLKGSYLREQNFLVNSMTKDIVAMKNKGYETDTAIAHSYDSYAMQYEVQRIYLQMYKDKARIYSSLPIEVTLSDKEMHEEKETTEITVVTLNGSKYMQISGYLPEPYSQYALVYYADITDTVNEWQKMNNSLFITGIIFSGVLSICLYILLEYLFEPLERISSISNQIANGEYKEKLEIRGGEEIAKVVQSFNTMADKIQFQMEELENHAREKQRLIDDLAHELRTPLTAIYGYAEYMQKTHLSEEDKYAATDYILSESKRLKNISESLLELVIIREEKEIEMVQIEIEQLFTKIHQTENIKLKEKGIEFVYYNELKKIEGNEDLIESMVLNLVDNAINACSTEGKITMRAYVEQEKKIIEVEDNGKGMTEKQLLQVTEAFYRIDKARSRKEGGTGLGLALCAQIAKKHHAELSFSSIPNEKTVVKVTF from the coding sequence ATGAAAAATAAAACCTACATATGGACACTGGTATTATTTTTACTGATTATTAATGTTGGGATTATGATGTTTAGTATTGTGAATACAAAACATAACCTTTCAGGCCTGAAGGGGAGCTATCTAAGAGAGCAAAATTTTTTAGTGAATAGTATGACGAAAGACATCGTGGCTATGAAAAATAAAGGCTATGAAACAGACACTGCTATTGCTCATTCTTATGATTCGTATGCGATGCAATATGAAGTTCAAAGAATTTATTTGCAGATGTATAAAGATAAAGCGAGGATATATTCCAGTTTACCTATAGAAGTAACATTAAGTGATAAAGAAATGCATGAAGAAAAAGAAACAACAGAGATAACTGTTGTGACACTAAATGGAAGTAAATACATGCAAATATCTGGGTACTTACCAGAGCCGTATAGCCAATATGCATTAGTCTATTATGCAGACATAACAGATACAGTAAATGAGTGGCAAAAGATGAATAACTCATTATTTATTACAGGTATCATATTTTCAGGAGTTTTAAGTATATGCTTGTATATTTTATTAGAATATCTTTTTGAACCACTTGAAAGAATTTCATCTATTTCAAATCAGATTGCCAATGGTGAATACAAAGAAAAGCTAGAGATTAGGGGTGGCGAAGAAATAGCAAAGGTTGTACAAAGTTTTAATACGATGGCGGATAAAATTCAGTTCCAGATGGAAGAGCTTGAGAATCATGCGAGAGAAAAGCAGAGATTGATCGATGATTTGGCACATGAATTAAGAACTCCATTAACTGCAATCTATGGATATGCTGAATATATGCAGAAGACGCATTTAAGTGAGGAAGATAAGTATGCTGCAACCGATTATATTTTATCAGAGAGTAAAAGGTTGAAAAATATTTCGGAAAGTTTATTGGAACTGGTCATCATACGAGAAGAAAAAGAAATAGAAATGGTACAAATTGAAATAGAGCAGTTGTTTACAAAAATTCATCAAACCGAAAATATTAAGCTCAAGGAAAAAGGAATAGAGTTCGTATATTACAACGAGTTGAAGAAGATAGAGGGAAATGAAGATTTAATAGAAAGTATGGTTTTGAACTTAGTAGACAATGCAATAAACGCATGCAGCACAGAAGGTAAAATTACGATGCGAGCTTATGTTGAACAAGAGAAGAAAATTATTGAAGTCGAAGATAACGGAAAGGGAATGACAGAGAAGCAGCTCCTTCAGGTGACAGAAGCATTTTATAGAATAGATAAGGCAAGGAGTAGAAAAGAAGGAGGGACTGGATTGGGACTCGCATTATGTGCGCAGATTGCTAAGAAGCATCATGCAGAGTTATCTTTTTCTTCAATACCTAATGAGAAAACAGTTGTAAAGGTAACTTTTTAA
- a CDS encoding response regulator transcription factor: MKILLVEDDKTIASGLEYSLQQDGFPTVLCHDVASAKKVLAEDIDQFALCLFDLQLPDGSGYELCKMVKERRDIPVIFLTVIDDEVNVVMGLDMGADDYITKPFRVRELLSRIKSVLRRYQKPSHTRAIIDIDNVRINTLEGKVHKNGAEISLTALEYRLLLIFGSHIGQVLTRNQLLEQIWDVAGDFVNDNTLTVYIKRLREKLEDDPGHPTLIKTVRGLGYKVGD; the protein is encoded by the coding sequence ATGAAAATTTTATTAGTCGAAGATGATAAGACGATCGCATCGGGTCTGGAATATTCGCTGCAGCAAGATGGTTTTCCAACCGTTCTCTGCCATGATGTCGCCTCAGCCAAAAAGGTGCTCGCCGAAGACATCGATCAGTTCGCTTTATGCTTGTTCGATTTACAGCTTCCGGACGGAAGCGGCTATGAATTGTGTAAGATGGTGAAAGAGCGGCGAGACATTCCGGTCATCTTCTTAACGGTAATCGACGATGAGGTCAATGTCGTTATGGGGCTTGACATGGGAGCCGACGATTATATTACAAAACCTTTTCGAGTTCGTGAGCTGCTCTCCCGGATCAAGTCCGTCTTGCGGAGATACCAGAAGCCGTCCCACACCAGAGCGATCATAGACATCGACAATGTCCGAATCAATACGCTGGAAGGCAAAGTACATAAAAACGGCGCCGAAATTTCATTGACCGCCTTAGAGTATCGCTTATTGCTGATCTTCGGCAGCCACATTGGACAGGTTCTCACAAGGAATCAGCTTCTAGAGCAAATCTGGGACGTGGCTGGCGACTTCGTGAACGACAATACGTTAACGGTTTATATCAAAAGGCTGAGGGAAAAGCTGGAGGATGATCCAGGGCATCCGACATTGATCAAAACGGTACGCGGTTTAGGCTATAAGGTCGGTGATTAG
- a CDS encoding sensor histidine kinase — MLRNREIQILLLIMGSVSLTAIVAAAFISSVATAFVTILSILLIGCSLLFTRWRYRELANLSVYLREISNGNDSLDVRDNQEGELSILKNDIYKVTLMLSEHRSLLQRDKIQLTDAISDISHQLKTPLTSMTVMADLLSAPDLPPAKRTEFTHHIRIQLERIDWLVSSLLKLSKMDAKTIQFKKDRIPMKNLIQKALEPVMIPMDIKGQTVSIAGDDNVSFVGDFNWTAEAVINILKNGVEHTPEGGEIAITFFENALFTEIVIADNGKGIPKEDLPYIFKRFYKGKNASEGSIGIGLAMAHSIIASQNGVIDVTSDSGKGTQFRIKFYKQVI; from the coding sequence ATGCTGCGGAATCGAGAAATTCAGATTTTATTGCTCATCATGGGCTCGGTCAGCTTAACGGCGATCGTTGCCGCTGCTTTCATTTCGTCTGTCGCGACGGCGTTCGTTACCATTCTATCCATTCTGCTTATTGGCTGCAGTTTATTATTCACGAGATGGAGATATCGCGAGCTTGCGAATCTGTCCGTCTATTTGCGGGAAATTAGCAACGGCAATGATTCCCTTGACGTTCGCGATAATCAAGAAGGCGAGCTTAGCATTTTAAAGAATGATATTTACAAAGTGACGCTCATGCTATCGGAGCACCGGTCGCTATTGCAGCGGGACAAAATTCAACTGACGGATGCCATCTCCGATATTTCGCATCAGCTCAAAACGCCGCTCACCTCCATGACAGTCATGGCGGATCTGCTAAGCGCCCCTGACCTGCCTCCGGCCAAAAGAACGGAGTTCACCCACCATATTCGCATCCAGCTTGAACGCATCGATTGGCTTGTTTCTTCCCTTTTAAAGCTATCGAAAATGGACGCGAAGACCATCCAATTCAAAAAAGATCGAATACCTATGAAAAACCTAATCCAAAAGGCATTAGAGCCGGTTATGATTCCGATGGATATTAAGGGACAGACGGTTTCCATCGCGGGGGATGACAACGTCTCTTTTGTCGGCGATTTCAATTGGACTGCTGAAGCGGTTATCAATATTTTGAAAAACGGAGTGGAGCATACGCCTGAAGGCGGTGAGATCGCCATCACATTCTTCGAAAATGCATTATTTACGGAAATCGTCATTGCCGACAACGGAAAAGGCATTCCGAAAGAAGATTTGCCTTATATTTTCAAACGTTTCTACAAAGGAAAGAATGCTAGCGAAGGGAGCATCGGCATAGGGCTTGCGATGGCTCACAGCATCATTGCCAGCCAGAACGGCGTGATCGATGTGACGAGCGACAGCGGGAAGGGTACGCAGTTCCGGATTAAATTTTATAAGCAGGTGATTTAG
- a CDS encoding VanZ family protein, with product MHLKQHRKIIFALTIGYTLFILYFLFFAFGRVGKVDHNNEYTFIFLPDDFFRVPGLSDLLHPTLMDFVGFGNIAAFIPFGILIPLLYRTNFVRFMTLFILSILVLETIQALTLLGSFDMNDVIQNASGAAIGFGAYKLGFRTQSIWRNIAVTGISGIVLMLGVWGVFGMVDQAFTKEMGPFVAINEWKDSTGNPSTGTKPNSLKIGGQDVEPQYNVYSIEGKNKETYTYTFGNKKELYFYLNYGIPDQKDFQGSIRLTIDGHEYLSVFAEDQRHEPDMTSIFLPQANELTITIEGNETLWDVGFREMVYIWN from the coding sequence ATGCATTTGAAGCAACACCGTAAGATTATTTTTGCCCTCACGATAGGCTACACCCTTTTTATTCTTTATTTTTTGTTCTTCGCTTTCGGCAGAGTAGGTAAAGTAGATCACAACAACGAGTATACCTTTATTTTTTTACCGGACGATTTTTTTCGGGTGCCAGGCCTATCCGATCTTCTGCATCCTACGTTGATGGATTTTGTGGGTTTTGGGAACATCGCAGCCTTCATTCCTTTTGGCATCTTGATCCCGTTGTTATATCGAACCAACTTTGTTCGCTTTATGACTTTGTTCATCCTATCTATTCTCGTGCTGGAGACCATACAGGCACTAACCTTGCTCGGCAGCTTCGACATGAACGACGTCATCCAGAACGCATCGGGCGCAGCCATCGGGTTCGGGGCGTACAAACTTGGCTTTCGTACCCAAAGTATCTGGAGAAATATTGCTGTTACGGGCATTTCCGGCATTGTCTTGATGCTGGGGGTTTGGGGTGTCTTCGGGATGGTTGACCAAGCGTTCACCAAAGAAATGGGCCCCTTTGTAGCGATAAACGAATGGAAGGATAGTACCGGGAATCCATCAACGGGAACCAAACCGAATAGTCTTAAGATTGGCGGTCAAGACGTGGAACCCCAATATAATGTGTACAGCATCGAAGGCAAAAACAAGGAAACGTACACGTATACGTTTGGCAATAAGAAGGAGTTGTATTTCTACTTGAATTATGGAATTCCCGATCAGAAGGATTTCCAGGGCAGCATCAGGCTTACCATCGATGGACATGAGTACCTGTCCGTATTTGCGGAAGATCAACGCCATGAGCCGGATATGACCTCCATTTTTCTCCCACAGGCAAATGAGCTTACGATAACCATTGAGGGGAATGAAACCCTATGGGATGTTGGATTTAGAGAGATGGTATATATCTGGAATTGA
- a CDS encoding ABC transporter ATP-binding protein — MEILKIEHLSKIYGTGESAVKALDDVSFSVQKGEFVAIIGPSGSGKSTLLHLLGGVDRPTSGKVFVENTDIYALDETRLAIFRRRQIGLIYQFFNLIPTLTVKENMTLPLLLDNQQEDKKQFDGLVKTLNLEHRLNHLPNQLSGGQQQRVSIGRAIISNPAIMLADEPTGNLDSKNSSEIVDLLKMLNKTYHQTLIVITHDERIALQADRIISIVDGKIAKDEVIRR; from the coding sequence ATGGAAATTTTGAAAATCGAGCATCTGTCTAAAATATACGGCACAGGCGAATCGGCGGTAAAGGCGCTTGACGATGTTTCATTTTCGGTTCAAAAAGGCGAATTCGTCGCGATTATCGGCCCGTCCGGATCGGGAAAATCGACCCTTCTTCATCTGCTGGGAGGCGTCGATCGACCGACAAGCGGCAAGGTTTTCGTTGAAAATACGGATATTTATGCATTGGACGAAACGCGTCTGGCTATCTTCCGGCGGCGACAAATCGGACTGATCTACCAGTTTTTCAATCTGATTCCCACCTTAACGGTGAAAGAGAACATGACGCTGCCGCTCTTGCTGGACAACCAACAGGAAGATAAGAAGCAGTTCGATGGGCTCGTAAAGACGTTGAATTTGGAGCATCGTTTAAACCATCTGCCTAATCAGTTATCCGGCGGACAACAGCAGAGGGTTTCGATCGGCAGAGCGATCATCAGTAACCCTGCCATCATGCTGGCAGATGAGCCGACCGGGAATTTGGACAGCAAAAATAGCAGCGAAATCGTCGATTTGTTGAAAATGTTGAATAAAACCTATCATCAGACGCTGATCGTCATCACTCACGACGAACGAATCGCTTTACAGGCCGACAGGATCATTTCAATTGTAGACGGGAAGATTGCCAAAGACGAGGTGATCCGTCGATGA
- a CDS encoding ABC transporter permease, with protein MNIVYKLAIRNLKQNKRRTLVTIIGVIISVAMVTAVATLVFSFSDLMIRQTIADRGEWHVQYKDVTKEQLAAIQGDKATQTVAITRDLGYAPLEGGQNPNKPYLFIKEYDTQGFTQFQVELSKGRLPQTDKEVVISEPVATNAKVKYEIGDRLTLRIGERFEQGGDHPLDQNEPLRREDGTLTETLQHIKTKDYTVVGFIKRPVWETAWAPGYTIISYVDEKIIGANDHVNAAVVLQKIKPSLFAHAENLAKRNDIESVQYNNDLLHYYGLSKNEESYSMMYTLSAILMAVIMIGSVSLIYNAFALSDSERSRHLGMLASVGATKRQKRNSVLFEGVIIGLISIPIGILCGLAGIGITFWFMNPMIEGALWSSEKLTVIVTPLSLLIACVVSMLTIFISTYLPAIKASKVSAMDAIRQTSDVKLTAEAVKTSRFISKLFGIEAEIGLKNLKRNKRRYHAIVFSLVISIVLFLTVSFFTAGMKQSLELSREGVNYDIEVSYSNGKRIDDRLMQSIVSLDGVTEYNLIQELYKNAWVDEAYIADELQEMVKKDQSLLQDGKYPYEIKIHALNDWSLQAYAKAVGANYEQLRDPDRPAAIVMDTIHYQDVDAGKYVQTKAMYTNVGQSIELTNSYKENAEETKVNQVIVAALTDQAPMGMSPTGVGGLNMIVSERIMDQLADDEELANVQTYLHLKSTEPLRTQQEIEEIHETNLNVYNVYQSRKSEEQQILLMSVFSYGFIVLISAISIANIFNTISTGLSLRKREIAMLKSVGMTPKGFAKMTNYESIFYGVKSLLFGLPVSFVVMYLIYRAFANKFSYGFTLPWMSILSVIVAVFVIVGSAMLYSGAKVKKENIIDALKQENI; from the coding sequence ATGAATATAGTCTACAAACTTGCCATCCGGAATTTAAAGCAAAACAAGAGACGAACACTCGTAACCATCATCGGCGTCATCATTTCGGTTGCCATGGTGACCGCTGTCGCTACGCTTGTTTTTTCCTTTTCGGATTTAATGATCAGGCAAACCATCGCGGATAGAGGGGAGTGGCATGTCCAATATAAAGATGTAACCAAAGAACAGCTTGCGGCGATACAAGGTGATAAGGCAACCCAAACCGTTGCGATTACAAGAGATCTTGGCTATGCCCCATTAGAAGGGGGACAAAATCCCAATAAACCATACTTGTTCATCAAGGAATATGATACGCAAGGTTTCACACAATTTCAGGTTGAACTAAGCAAGGGGCGTCTACCCCAGACGGACAAGGAAGTCGTTATCTCCGAGCCCGTTGCAACGAACGCCAAAGTGAAGTACGAAATCGGCGATCGTCTAACCCTTCGCATCGGCGAACGATTCGAACAAGGGGGCGATCATCCCTTGGATCAGAACGAACCCCTGCGTAGGGAAGACGGCACATTGACCGAAACGTTACAGCATATCAAGACAAAGGATTATACGGTGGTCGGCTTCATCAAGCGTCCCGTTTGGGAAACGGCTTGGGCCCCGGGTTATACGATTATTAGCTATGTCGATGAAAAGATCATCGGGGCAAACGATCATGTGAATGCAGCGGTGGTCTTGCAGAAAATCAAACCGTCCTTGTTCGCTCATGCCGAAAATTTGGCTAAGAGAAACGATATCGAATCGGTCCAATATAATAACGACTTGCTGCATTATTACGGCTTGTCCAAAAACGAAGAATCGTACAGCATGATGTACACTTTATCGGCGATCCTGATGGCAGTCATTATGATCGGCTCGGTTTCGCTCATCTATAATGCTTTTGCGTTATCCGACTCGGAACGTTCCCGTCACTTAGGGATGCTCGCGAGCGTGGGGGCTACGAAAAGGCAGAAGCGAAATTCAGTGCTTTTTGAAGGTGTCATCATTGGCTTGATCAGCATTCCTATTGGCATCCTTTGCGGTCTTGCTGGGATCGGGATCACCTTTTGGTTCATGAACCCGATGATTGAAGGGGCATTATGGAGCAGTGAAAAGCTGACGGTCATCGTCACGCCGTTGTCACTCTTGATTGCCTGTGTTGTTTCAATGCTGACGATATTCATTTCGACGTATCTTCCGGCGATCAAAGCATCCAAGGTTTCCGCTATGGACGCGATTCGCCAAACATCCGACGTTAAGCTTACGGCTGAAGCCGTGAAAACGTCGAGGTTCATTAGCAAGCTCTTCGGCATCGAAGCGGAAATCGGATTGAAAAACTTAAAAAGGAACAAACGGAGATATCATGCCATTGTATTTTCGCTTGTTATCAGCATCGTTTTGTTTTTGACGGTATCGTTTTTTACCGCCGGCATGAAACAATCCCTGGAACTGTCGCGGGAAGGCGTCAATTATGATATTGAAGTGTCGTACAGCAATGGAAAAAGAATAGACGACCGGTTGATGCAATCGATTGTATCCCTAGATGGCGTAACGGAATACAACCTGATTCAAGAGTTGTATAAGAATGCTTGGGTCGATGAAGCGTACATCGCCGATGAATTACAAGAGATGGTTAAGAAGGATCAGAGTTTACTGCAGGACGGAAAATACCCTTACGAGATTAAGATTCATGCATTAAACGATTGGAGTCTGCAAGCCTATGCCAAAGCGGTCGGTGCAAATTACGAACAGCTTAGGGATCCGGATCGTCCCGCCGCGATCGTGATGGATACGATCCATTACCAAGATGTGGATGCGGGGAAATATGTCCAGACGAAAGCCATGTATACGAATGTCGGTCAAAGTATCGAACTAACGAATAGCTATAAAGAAAATGCGGAAGAAACGAAGGTAAACCAAGTGATCGTTGCCGCGCTGACGGATCAAGCTCCGATGGGGATGAGCCCGACAGGCGTGGGTGGGTTAAATATGATCGTGTCGGAACGCATCATGGATCAATTGGCAGACGACGAGGAGCTAGCTAACGTTCAGACATATCTCCATTTGAAAAGTACGGAACCGCTGAGAACACAGCAGGAAATCGAAGAGATTCATGAGACCAATCTGAATGTCTACAATGTATATCAATCCAGAAAAAGCGAAGAACAACAGATTCTTTTGATGTCCGTCTTTTCTTACGGTTTTATCGTATTAATTTCCGCGATTTCCATTGCGAATATTTTTAATACGATCTCAACGGGCCTATCCCTTCGTAAGCGTGAAATTGCGATGTTGAAATCCGTTGGCATGACCCCAAAAGGCTTTGCGAAAATGACGAACTATGAAAGTATTTTTTATGGGGTCAAGTCGCTGCTCTTCGGGCTCCCCGTCAGTTTCGTCGTGATGTATCTGATCTATAGGGCATTTGCGAACAAATTTAGCTACGGGTTCACCCTCCCTTGGATGAGCATTCTTTCGGTCATTGTCGCCGTATTTGTCATTGTCGGTTCCGCCATGTTATATTCCGGCGCGAAAGTAAAAAAGGAAAACATTATTGATGCATTAAAGCAAGAGAATATATGA
- a CDS encoding SAM-dependent methyltransferase: protein MTFNKKQRYRFSEAPIWNIQRNYYEEEGTKAWNNDQVPQYITSNPMIATSYAEMIFGLLQDRANKEYSSEPIMIMELGAGAGRLAYHVLSELCRLRDYAGIVLPPFRYIMTDLAINNVLAWKEHPALQSFIAEGLLDFAQFDAVHDTALNLVVSDATIRERDLKQPLIIIANYFFDSIPQELIYVGDGRIYEADVFVEYPEHMDSLKPSEVLDRISLHYEHRRAPEYEQETYPYRDVIAIYQEQLEDSHILFPVAGITCLERLNRLSQAGFLLITADKGDHLLDNWKFAEPPELILHGSFSLTANYHAIQHVFERRGATALFPPHHYKNINVGCILNMDKPMDYFNTRLAYRRFIERFGPDEFFSMKIWVDRNLDNMGLQQILSFWRLGGYDAEFFIQSTKQISSLLPDANDEEMQDILRGIQLMWSSYYVMEQRYDLALDAGLLLFEMEMYEDSKRFLEISIHQEQGEIVSTVFYCLAICCFELELDEDALRYVRELLEREPDHEEALALLNIFELC from the coding sequence ATGACATTTAATAAAAAACAACGCTACCGCTTTAGTGAAGCGCCTATATGGAATATCCAGCGGAATTATTATGAAGAAGAAGGAACGAAGGCTTGGAACAATGACCAAGTTCCCCAATATATAACGAGTAATCCGATGATCGCTACTTCATATGCGGAAATGATATTCGGGCTTCTTCAAGATCGGGCCAATAAGGAGTATAGTTCGGAGCCTATTATGATTATGGAGCTTGGAGCAGGGGCGGGACGTCTTGCTTACCATGTGTTAAGTGAGTTGTGCCGGTTAAGAGACTATGCGGGGATAGTGCTACCTCCGTTCCGTTATATTATGACGGATTTGGCGATAAACAATGTTTTAGCTTGGAAGGAGCATCCTGCTCTACAATCTTTTATTGCCGAGGGATTACTGGATTTTGCGCAATTTGATGCTGTTCATGATACAGCTCTGAACCTCGTCGTGTCAGACGCAACCATTAGAGAAAGAGACTTAAAACAACCGTTAATCATTATTGCCAACTACTTTTTTGATAGTATTCCACAAGAGTTGATTTATGTAGGTGATGGTCGAATTTATGAAGCAGATGTTTTTGTCGAATATCCTGAACATATGGATTCACTTAAACCATCCGAAGTATTAGATCGAATATCTTTGCATTATGAGCATCGACGGGCACCCGAGTACGAACAAGAAACCTATCCATACCGTGATGTCATTGCAATCTATCAGGAACAATTAGAAGATTCGCATATTTTGTTTCCTGTTGCTGGAATAACTTGTTTGGAGCGTTTGAATCGGCTGTCTCAGGCGGGATTCCTATTAATAACGGCAGACAAAGGAGATCACTTGCTTGATAACTGGAAATTCGCAGAACCGCCAGAGTTAATCCTACACGGAAGTTTTTCTTTAACGGCAAACTATCATGCGATTCAGCATGTTTTTGAACGAAGAGGGGCTACGGCGTTATTTCCCCCGCATCATTATAAAAATATAAATGTAGGCTGTATTCTCAATATGGATAAACCAATGGACTATTTCAATACAAGACTAGCTTATCGTCGATTTATTGAACGCTTTGGTCCGGACGAGTTTTTCAGTATGAAGATATGGGTAGATCGTAATCTAGATAACATGGGACTACAACAAATATTGAGTTTTTGGCGTTTGGGTGGATATGATGCGGAATTTTTCATTCAAAGTACGAAGCAGATCTCTAGTCTGTTGCCGGATGCAAACGATGAAGAAATGCAGGATATTTTGAGAGGCATACAGCTTATGTGGTCATCGTACTACGTAATGGAGCAGCGCTATGACTTAGCGCTTGATGCTGGATTGCTACTGTTTGAGATGGAAATGTACGAGGACTCCAAACGTTTTTTAGAAATTTCAATACATCAAGAACAAGGTGAGATCGTATCGACCGTATTTTATTGTCTAGCCATTTGTTGTTTCGAGTTAGAGTTAGACGAAGATGCTTTGAGATACGTACGGGAATTATTAGAACGCGAGCCTGATCATGAAGAGGCATTGGCATTGTTAAACATATTTGAGTTGTGTTAA
- a CDS encoding leucine-rich repeat domain-containing protein, protein MEFIILNCPNCHGKIEYKEGQTFKCPYCETELLLKENKVYFVDQTINNYYGTPPVHTTTQPKTNLKMLFIVSIVLICSMVGYFLLTSNQSEDSSDVKLPIRTVPESEVLLFFLTDIFNKGVAMPTEEEIASIRYLSTRYDQDQWHFAYSFDDPFTNEKAEMSNYVITDKILNTQKIEQKDFEAFSGLTELNLMGEYEVSQSQKVSFRHMQGLKSYTSGFNESFGLFAHYFGDKAKIVELSTQIRSNEELALLLEFPNLQSLEISYVNETVTDFHLLNQLPLKSLSLSTINDLKWLSSLTSLESLAINNSDATDFSALYALSQLQELKLSMVRNLKTLDFIQNMPNLQSLDIDYADITNLERLRNKSSLTKLHLSHVSQLESVEVVNSLTSLTELSITDYYGSVSSFALPNLKKAELSGSFIPKLEAPALKSLTVYIRGVDLDGAELVKYPQLEQLSVMEYGNFIGISSLNRLPNLQTLNLIETAFYDETSALFNLQHVKTLNCNECKFQINSQNPFANNTLEHLTLNHASFQIGNGDWLHEMDKVMPYFANLTALRSFTMQDSSLQSLQFMKNWQQIEVLHLENNAISNVEPLVNLPNLQKLYIIGNQVQNKSVLDKGILVY, encoded by the coding sequence GTGGAATTTATTATATTAAATTGTCCAAATTGTCATGGGAAAATTGAATATAAAGAAGGGCAAACATTCAAATGTCCTTATTGTGAAACTGAATTATTGTTGAAGGAGAATAAGGTCTATTTTGTTGACCAAACGATTAATAATTATTATGGGACGCCTCCTGTTCATACAACAACACAACCAAAGACGAATTTAAAGATGCTATTCATTGTGTCAATCGTACTCATTTGTTCAATGGTTGGATATTTCCTTTTGACTAGCAATCAATCAGAGGACAGCAGCGACGTAAAATTACCTATTCGAACAGTGCCTGAAAGCGAAGTCCTTCTGTTCTTTTTAACAGATATTTTTAATAAAGGTGTAGCGATGCCAACAGAAGAAGAAATCGCAAGTATCCGTTATTTGTCTACTCGTTATGATCAAGATCAGTGGCACTTTGCTTATAGCTTTGATGATCCATTTACGAATGAGAAAGCTGAAATGTCCAACTATGTGATTACGGATAAAATATTGAATACACAAAAAATCGAACAAAAAGACTTTGAGGCATTTAGCGGACTAACTGAGTTAAATCTAATGGGTGAATACGAAGTTTCACAAAGTCAGAAAGTTAGTTTCCGACATATGCAAGGATTAAAAAGCTATACAAGCGGCTTTAACGAATCATTTGGACTATTTGCACATTATTTTGGTGATAAAGCTAAAATAGTAGAACTCTCCACACAAATTCGAAGTAACGAGGAACTGGCTTTATTATTAGAGTTTCCGAATTTGCAATCGCTTGAAATTTCGTATGTCAATGAGACTGTTACAGACTTCCATCTACTGAATCAACTGCCATTAAAATCATTGTCTTTAAGTACAATAAATGATTTGAAATGGTTGTCTTCATTAACTAGTTTAGAGTCATTAGCAATAAATAATAGTGATGCAACAGATTTCAGCGCACTTTATGCACTCAGTCAATTACAAGAGTTGAAGCTTTCGATGGTAAGGAATTTAAAAACGCTTGATTTTATACAAAACATGCCTAACTTGCAATCGCTCGATATTGATTATGCTGACATTACGAATTTAGAACGCCTTAGAAATAAGTCATCATTAACGAAGCTGCATTTATCTCATGTAAGTCAATTGGAATCTGTTGAGGTTGTGAATAGCCTGACTTCCCTGACTGAATTATCGATAACTGATTATTATGGATCTGTATCATCATTCGCATTGCCAAATTTAAAGAAAGCTGAATTATCAGGTTCTTTCATACCAAAGTTAGAGGCGCCTGCTTTAAAATCTTTGACGGTTTACATACGCGGCGTAGATTTGGATGGGGCAGAGTTAGTGAAATACCCGCAGTTAGAACAACTTTCAGTTATGGAGTATGGAAATTTTATAGGTATCAGTTCTTTGAATCGTCTACCCAACCTGCAAACATTAAATTTAATTGAGACGGCTTTTTACGATGAAACGAGTGCATTATTCAATTTGCAGCATGTAAAAACGTTAAATTGTAATGAATGTAAGTTTCAAATAAATAGTCAGAATCCATTTGCGAATAACACGCTGGAACATTTAACTTTGAATCATGCATCTTTTCAAATAGGTAATGGTGACTGGTTGCATGAAATGGATAAGGTGATGCCTTACTTTGCTAATTTGACAGCCTTACGTTCATTTACAATGCAAGACAGTTCACTTCAATCGTTACAATTCATGAAAAATTGGCAACAAATTGAGGTGCTTCATTTAGAAAATAACGCTATTTCCAATGTAGAGCCTTTAGTGAATCTGCCAAATTTACAAAAGTTATATATTATAGGGAATCAGGTGCAAAACAAGTCTGTTCTTGATAAGGGGATTTTGGTTTATTGA
- a CDS encoding glycoside hydrolase family 38 C-terminal domain-containing protein encodes MNKSGQLIRIYDIEEQREVLAKGTRGNVLQIFEDKTLADEAWDCAASKYRPSID; translated from the coding sequence CTGAACAAGTCGGGCCAGCTCATCCGTATTTATGATATTGAAGAGCAGCGGGAGGTTTTGGCGAAGGGAACTCGCGGCAACGTGCTACAGATTTTCGAGGATAAAACACTCGCCGATGAGGCATGGGATTGCGCTGCTTCGAAGTATCGTCCATCTATAGACTAG